One window of Pocillopora verrucosa isolate sample1 chromosome 9, ASM3666991v2, whole genome shotgun sequence genomic DNA carries:
- the LOC131769507 gene encoding uncharacterized protein has product MRFFISMLCATVLHTFVQYEKCDASSSATSQECFPVHHMTCAWEVGDGKIVNLAPLIYSSTERIERGFVVNGKPDGKYHQYYSYAYNPCRWISLAGDCDRDKETAICQWTPYNDNPDNYRSIGNKMPKCTKVSNGIRLIYNAGGRYPLKPIVKVKCNRTKADIKDATFKVINESDWVFELDHLCGCGTAAKEYLKLKESQKAYIIVEIVVPTAGVIALVVGAGLFLWWKKRGNRRRNNNNPQENYEGQPLHQDDSGQDGLHILWNVFYGSNSKTRSGIVAPPRSKNDNLRS; this is encoded by the exons ATGCGTTTTTTCATCAGTATGTTGTGCGCTACAGTTCTGCATACCTTTGTCCAATACGAGAAGTGTGATGCCAGCTCTTCTGCCACTAGTCAAGAATGCTTCCCTGTACACCATATGACCTGCGCTTGGGAAGTTGGAGATGGGAAGATCGTTAATCTAGCGCCATTGATATATTCGAGTACCGAAAGGATCGAAAG AGGCTTCGTTGTAAATGGTAAACCTGATGGAAAATATCACCAATACTATTCGTACGCCTATAATCCATGCAGATGGATCAGTTTAGCTGGTGACTGTGATCGGGATAAAGAAACAGCA ATATGTCAGTGGACTCCATACAACGATAATCCTGACAATTATCGATCAATTGGAAATAAAATGCCAAAATGTACCAAAGTGAGCAATGGTATTCGACTAATCTACAACGCAGGGGGAAG GTATCCTCTAAAACCCATTGTTAAAGTGAAGTGCAATCGGACCAAAGCAGACATCAAAGATGCAACCTTTAAAGTAATCAACGAAAGTGACTGG GTATTTGAGCTGGATCACTTGTGCGGTTGTGGAACAGCAGCGAAGGAATATCTTAAGTTGAAAGAAAGTCAAAAAG CGTACATTATTGTGGAAATTGTGGTTCCAACCGCTGGGGTGATTGCACTGGTGGTCGGGGCAGGGCTTTTTTTATGGTGGAAAAAGAGGGGGaacaggagaaggaacaacaacAACCCCCAAGAAAATTATGAGGGGCAACCACTGCACCAAGACGACTCAGGTCAGGACGGTCTCCATATACTCTGGAATGTATTCTATGGCTCAAACTCGAAAACGAGGTCAGGAATCGTTGCTCCACCACGAAGCAAAAACGACAACCTCAGAAGCTGA
- the LOC131792908 gene encoding uncharacterized protein yields MHSLSLVVCFITILTSSACQVTDEAEKTSEPATCIYKGYEDEVYDLTSLANTNERPRFCTEDSRGYSISYNPCFPFKIGPSKKTNPCHSGVAICQWVEGHDDAYVNIGSQRSALFDGGGKHPKIHYHHSSSGINWKSTVSLVCNSSDDKGHFRVVTDQRADHVELSLSHKCACPNMCLINPTRKPKTTVTPDDEDIVVLVVAGVAGSICLFAVPFIIFIIWRCVKPQPPNDNPPSPIDNNFVDPLLDETDPSDYGSTSNPLSSASEPTSGSGSSSLTKPSSTNSSSCNDIKVSSKENSKSSERSYVC; encoded by the exons ATGCATAGCTTGAGCTTAGTCGTGTGTTTCATAACCATACTGACTTCATCGGCATGCCAAGTAACAGATGAGGCAGAGAAGACATCAGAACCTGCTACGTGTATTTACAAGGGCTACGAAGATGAAGTATACGACCTTACAAGTTTGGCAAACACCAATGAGAGGCCTAG ATTTTGCACAGAAGACTCCAGGGGTTATAGTATCAGCTATAATCCATGCTTCCCTTTCAAAATTGGACCGAGTAAGAAAACAAACCCATGTCACTCTGGTGTGGCG ATTTGTCAGTGGGTTGAAGGTCATGATGATGCGTACGTTAATATTGGTAGTCAGAGGTCGGCGCTTTTCGATGGGGGAGGCAAACACCCGAAGATACATTATCATCA TTCGTCCAGTGGTATTAACTGGAAATCCACTGTATCACTGGTGTGCAATTCATCTGATGACAAAGGCCATTTCAGAGTTGTGACGGATCAAAGGGCTGATCATGTT GAATTAAGTCTCTCCCATAAGTGTGCCTGCCCGAATATGTGTCTAATCAACCCTACAAGGAAACCCAAAACTACAGTTACCCCTG ACGACGAAGACATAGTGGTTCTTGTGGTCGCTGGTGTCGCTGGTAGCATCTGTTTATTTGCTGttcctttcattatttttattatctgGCGATGTGTCAAGCCACAGCCTCCCAACGACAATCCACCTTCTCCTATCGACAATAATTTTGTAGACCCTCTCTTGGATGAAACTGATCCATCTGATTATGGTAGCACTAGCAACCCCCTCTCCAGTGCAAGTGAACCCACATCGGGAAGTGGGTCGTCAAGTTTAACTAAACCCTCGTCAACGAACTCATCGTCTTGTAATGATATCAAAGTGTCTTctaaagagaattctaaaagtaGTGAAAGGTCATATGTCTGTTGA
- the LOC136283546 gene encoding uncharacterized protein: MPKESVTSLKQQKQDLKDKVDALSKEITQLKEKVRVDSAITFGAEAAATSGKSINNASNDETVSRSLQYLSDEYDDLSASNSGVVDQLKALSRRLNKLSAEVTRMGAEVFLSDIDIAHRVPSRQQNGAPKPVICKFVRRLAKASVMETRQSASQVNPSNIGLSADSVLDRVRIFGHLTPKKQHLLFEAKRFKEQNQYRFCWAKNSTIYLRKSEGSRPIKITDFGSLQRLVSDT; encoded by the exons atGCCAAAAGAGTCAGTTACTTCactaaagcaacaaaaacaagatttaaagGATAAGGTCGACGCCCTTTCGAAGGAAATAACGCAGCTGAAAGAGAAGGTTCGGGTCGACTCGGCCATTACCTTTGGTGCTGAAGCAGCTGCTACGTCTGGTAAAAGCATTAATAATGCTTCGAATGATGAAACCGTGTCTCGTAGTCTACAATATCTGAGCGACGAATACGACGACCTCTCAGCGTCTAATTCTGGTGTCGTTGATCAACTCAAGGCATTAAGCCGTCGTCTTAATAAGCTTAGCGCTGAAGTCACACGT ATGGGGGCAGAAGTGTTTCTGTCGGACATTGACATTGCTCATCGCGTCCCCTCAAGGCAGCAAAATGGCGCTCCGAAACCGGTCATCTGTAAATTTGTAAGACGCCTTGCAAAAGCAAGTGTTATGGAAACTCGACAAAGTGCCTCTCAAGTCAACCCATCAAATATTGGTCTGTCTGCTGATAGTGTTCTTGACAGAGTCAGAATCTTCGGTCACCTCACCCCCAAAAAACAACACCTGTTGTTTGAAGCGAAGAGATTTAAAGAACAGAACCAATACCGCTTCTGCTGGGCCAAGAATTCCACGATTTATTTACGCAAGAGTGAGGGTTCCCGACCGATAAAGATAACGGACTTTGGTAGTCTACAGCGACTTGTCTCGGACACCTGA
- the LOC131769513 gene encoding uncharacterized protein, with protein MYSLLSHIVFEDIYGGMMRLFISLLCATVLHTFVPYEKCDASSSTRSQECFPVPNTTCAWEDRDGNIFNLAPFIRGFVANGTPHGKYDQYYSYAYNPCRWISLAGECDRDKETAICRWTPNNDNPDNYQSIGNKMPKCTKVSNFIQLTYKAGGRHLQSLKSIVNVKCDRTKVDIKDATFKVINEDYWKFELDHLCGCENACVSGTSLSLAAEEHSHIVEIVAPTAGVIVLLVVLAGLFLWWRKRGNNQDDEERRPLQQDGPGQDGAHRIPDAPPENMERRPPSVALPRSKNNNLSLTI; from the exons ATGTACAGCTTGCTAAGCCACATCGTATTTGAAG ATATCTACGGCGGAATGATGCGTTTGTTCATCAGTTTGTTGTGCGCTACAGTTCTGCATACTTTTGTCCCATACGAAAAGTGTGATGCGAGCTCTTCTACCAGAAGTCAAGAATGTTTTCCTGTACCCAATACGACCTGCGCTTGGGAAGACAGAGATGGGAATATCTTTAATCTAGCCCCATTCATAAG AGGCTTCGTCGCAAATGGTACACCTCATGGAAAATACGATCAATACTATTCGTACGCGTACAACCCATGCAGATGGATCAGTTTAGCCGGTGAATGTGATCGGGATAAAGAAACAGCA ATATGTAGGTGGACTCCAAACAACGATAATCCTGACAATTATCAATCAATTGGAAATAAAATGCCAAAATGTACCAAAGTGAGCAATTTTATTCAACTGACCTACAAAGCAGGGGGACG GCATCTTCAGAGTCTAAAGTCCATTGTCAATGTGAAGTGCGATCGGACCAAAGTAGACATCAAGGATGCAACCTTTAAAGTAATCAATGAAGATTACTGG AAATTTGAGCTGGATCACTTGTGCGGTTGTGAGAATGCTTGTGTTTCTGGGACTTCCCTTAGCCTAGCAGCGGAGGAACATT CGCACATTGTGGAAATTGTGGCTCCAACCGCTGGGGTGATTGTACTACTGGTGGTCCTTGCAGGGCTTTTTTTATGGTGGAGAAAGAGGGGGAACAACCAAGATGATGAAGAGAGGCGACCATTGCAACAGGACGGCCCAGGCCAGGACGGTGCCCATAGAATCCCCGATGCACCCCCTGAAAACATGGAAAGGAGGCCACCATCCGTTGCTCTACCACGaagcaaaaacaacaacctTAGCTTAACTATTTGA